The following proteins are co-located in the Myxococcus fulvus genome:
- a CDS encoding DUF2378 family protein — translation MALALTRAPGREPVVFGYALETLLAAAAPLTELTQKALERQGIFALRPLHTAYPCAVWPQSIQLLSATTLPHLSREEAEYELGLRFARAFIQARLGTALQDFAQVVGPEKMLLRLSRSLRSINNFLDASVTPTGDDGGWELSLYPVREFLDHPRRRADPPHFMRGLLTFAFQHSGAPTARVTLTRHDDARAVTTFHVGL, via the coding sequence ATGGCGCTGGCATTGACGCGGGCCCCCGGGCGCGAGCCCGTGGTGTTCGGATACGCGCTGGAGACGCTGCTGGCGGCGGCGGCCCCCTTGACGGAGCTCACCCAGAAGGCGCTGGAGCGGCAGGGCATCTTCGCGCTGCGGCCCCTGCACACGGCCTACCCCTGCGCGGTGTGGCCGCAGAGCATCCAGCTGCTCTCCGCCACCACCCTGCCCCACCTGTCGCGCGAGGAGGCCGAGTACGAGCTGGGCCTGCGCTTCGCGCGCGCGTTCATCCAGGCGCGCCTGGGCACGGCGCTCCAGGACTTCGCCCAGGTGGTGGGCCCGGAGAAGATGTTGCTGCGGCTCTCGCGCTCGCTGCGCTCCATCAACAACTTCCTCGACGCCTCGGTGACGCCGACGGGCGATGACGGGGGATGGGAGCTGAGCCTGTACCCGGTGCGGGAGTTCCTCGACCATCCCCGCCGCCGGGCGGACCCGCCGCACTTCATGCGGGGCCTGCTCACGTTCGCCTTCCAGCACAGCGGCGCGCCCACGGCCCGGGTCACGCTCACGCGCCACGACGATGCCCGGGCGGTGACGACGTTTCACGTCGGCCTGTAG
- a CDS encoding sensor histidine kinase: MSRRPRTPGRLLLRIYLVGIAQLVLVVATLFAARSFVVDKPLRHGFIRHAAYNIREWEELLEDPVALQASLDRAARLLEAKVTLRDASGRLIATNTSAPAPELTPVELDELVLHGERLSRGRPPHSLTLPIPEEGPLEAYATIITRPPEPPPGNTALVVCAVLLSTAITSLAFARTLARPLQRLAEVARALGEGKLDTRTGIRRRDELGQVAEAFDEMACRLTHLLRSQKELLANVSHELRTPLARIRVALDLAEEGNAETAREMLSDITSDLAELEQLVDDVLTAARLDLTTGNAGVGAPPLRQEQVEVQSLVDKAASRFRTARPGRVLEVSVEGSLPPVEVDPVLLRRALDNLLDNAGKYSEPKSPVRLRAQAAGTPDTLSLEVADEGIGIESEDLLRVGTPFFRTDRSRARRTGGIGMGLALARRIVDAHGGTLTLESQPGVGTTARILLPLPPSELTTGRRETSSPPGHRRGA; the protein is encoded by the coding sequence GTGAGTCGTCGTCCGCGCACTCCCGGCCGTCTGCTGCTGCGCATCTACCTGGTGGGAATCGCCCAGCTCGTGCTCGTCGTCGCCACGCTGTTCGCGGCGCGCTCGTTCGTCGTCGACAAGCCGCTGCGGCACGGCTTCATCCGTCACGCCGCGTACAACATCCGCGAGTGGGAGGAGCTGCTCGAGGACCCGGTGGCGCTCCAGGCCTCGCTGGACCGCGCCGCGCGGCTGCTCGAGGCGAAGGTGACGCTGCGAGACGCCTCGGGCCGGCTCATCGCCACCAACACCTCGGCGCCCGCTCCCGAGCTCACCCCCGTGGAGCTGGACGAGCTGGTCCTGCACGGCGAGCGCCTGTCGCGCGGCCGTCCGCCGCACTCGCTCACGCTGCCGATTCCAGAAGAGGGGCCGCTGGAGGCGTACGCCACCATCATCACCCGTCCTCCCGAGCCGCCGCCGGGGAACACCGCGCTGGTGGTGTGCGCGGTGCTGTTGTCCACGGCCATCACCTCGCTGGCCTTCGCGCGCACGCTGGCCCGTCCGCTCCAGCGGCTCGCCGAGGTGGCGCGCGCCCTGGGCGAGGGGAAGCTGGACACGCGCACCGGCATCCGGCGCCGCGATGAGCTGGGGCAGGTGGCGGAGGCCTTCGACGAGATGGCCTGCCGGCTCACCCACCTCCTGCGCTCGCAGAAGGAGCTGCTGGCCAACGTGTCGCACGAGCTGCGCACGCCGCTGGCGCGCATCCGCGTGGCCCTGGACCTGGCGGAGGAGGGCAACGCGGAGACCGCGCGCGAGATGCTCTCCGACATCACCAGTGACCTGGCCGAGCTGGAGCAACTGGTGGATGACGTGCTCACCGCGGCGCGGCTGGATCTGACCACGGGGAACGCGGGCGTGGGCGCGCCTCCGCTGCGACAGGAGCAGGTGGAGGTCCAGAGCCTGGTGGACAAGGCCGCCTCGCGCTTCCGCACCGCGCGCCCCGGGAGGGTCCTGGAGGTGAGCGTGGAGGGCTCGCTGCCGCCCGTGGAGGTGGACCCGGTGCTGCTGCGCCGCGCGCTGGACAACCTGCTCGACAACGCGGGCAAGTACTCGGAGCCGAAGAGCCCCGTACGGCTGCGAGCCCAGGCCGCCGGGACGCCGGACACACTCTCGCTGGAGGTGGCGGACGAGGGCATCGGCATCGAGTCGGAGGACCTGCTGCGCGTGGGCACCCCCTTCTTCCGCACGGACCGCAGCCGCGCCCGCCGCACGGGCGGAATCGGCATGGGCCTGGCGCTGGCCCGTCGCATCGTCGATGCACACGGCGGCACGCTGACGCTGGAGAGCCAGCCGGGCGTGGGCACCACGGCGCGCATCCTGCTACCGCTGCCACCGTCGGAGCTGACTACAGGCCGACGTGAAACGTCGTCACCGCCCGGGCATCGTCGTGGCGCGTGA
- a CDS encoding helix-turn-helix transcriptional regulator, translating to MDKKLATTIGAGARAARSRLELTQADVAERIDVATEVYGRLERGGMLPSVQTLLKLCHELHVSADELLGLASQGAPPSRVSESSSSPPERPEVRRLLRTVRQLEAPHVKLLGLVANALGRR from the coding sequence ATGGACAAGAAACTGGCAACCACCATCGGAGCGGGAGCAAGAGCCGCGCGGTCCCGGCTGGAGCTCACCCAGGCTGACGTGGCCGAGCGCATCGACGTGGCCACGGAAGTGTATGGGCGGCTGGAGCGCGGCGGCATGCTTCCCAGCGTGCAGACGCTGCTGAAGCTGTGTCACGAGCTGCATGTCTCCGCGGACGAGCTGTTGGGGCTCGCCTCGCAGGGCGCCCCGCCCTCGCGCGTCAGCGAGTCGTCGTCGTCCCCACCCGAGCGGCCCGAGGTGCGCCGCCTGCTTCGCACCGTGCGTCAGCTCGAGGCCCCCCACGTGAAGCTCCTGGGGCTGGTGGCCAACGCCCTGGGCCGGCGCTGA
- a CDS encoding acyl-CoA synthetase — MPIVHDWLARRAALDPDHLALVDATQGGRRSSYREWDARASRTAAYLHHALGVRRGERVAVLAHNRVETLDLLFACAKLGAILQPLNWRLSAPELSGILADAEPVVLVYGSELRAQSLAVREHAPFVRHWLTFDGPGADERHFVAERDAAPESPLPALELEAEAPWVLCYTGGSTGVPKAAVLTHGSLAANAVNTVVSWGLTSDDVAVLNAPLFHTGGLNVFTLPLVYVGGASVVCKGFEVEQVFDLIERREVSLFFGVPTMFIELQRHARFEAMDFSHLKLVVSGGAPCPPPVFERFFAKGVAFKTGYGLTEAGPNNFWLPPADVRRKPGFVGVPLFQVEARIDGERQPGDVGELLLRGPHVCAGYWRRPEETARTIIGGWLHTGDLALRDAEGCFRIVGRHKDLIISGGENIYPAEVESVLAGHPDVAEVAVIGVPDAKWGETPRALVVPRAGTTPTAESLLSFCEGRLARYKTPRSVRFVESLPRTSAGKVDRRALSAAHGQP, encoded by the coding sequence ATGCCCATCGTCCATGACTGGCTGGCCCGACGCGCGGCCCTGGACCCCGACCACCTGGCCCTCGTCGACGCCACCCAGGGCGGACGTCGCAGTTCGTATCGCGAGTGGGACGCCCGCGCCTCCCGCACCGCCGCGTACCTGCATCACGCCCTCGGGGTCCGGCGAGGCGAGCGCGTCGCGGTGCTCGCCCACAACCGCGTCGAGACGCTGGACCTGCTCTTCGCCTGCGCGAAGCTGGGCGCCATCCTCCAGCCGCTCAACTGGCGCCTCAGTGCGCCGGAGCTCTCCGGCATCCTCGCCGACGCGGAGCCCGTGGTGCTCGTGTACGGCTCGGAGCTGCGCGCCCAGTCCCTCGCCGTGCGCGAGCACGCGCCCTTCGTGCGCCACTGGCTCACCTTCGATGGGCCGGGCGCGGATGAGCGCCACTTCGTGGCCGAGCGGGACGCGGCGCCCGAGTCCCCGCTGCCCGCGCTGGAGCTGGAGGCCGAGGCGCCGTGGGTGCTCTGCTACACGGGCGGCAGCACCGGTGTGCCGAAGGCCGCGGTGCTCACCCATGGCTCCCTCGCCGCGAACGCCGTCAACACGGTGGTGAGCTGGGGCCTCACGTCCGATGACGTGGCCGTGCTCAACGCGCCGCTGTTCCACACGGGAGGACTCAATGTCTTCACGCTGCCCCTGGTGTACGTGGGGGGCGCGTCCGTGGTGTGCAAGGGCTTCGAGGTGGAGCAGGTGTTCGACCTCATCGAGCGCCGCGAGGTGAGCCTGTTCTTCGGCGTGCCCACCATGTTCATCGAGCTGCAGCGTCACGCGCGCTTCGAGGCGATGGACTTCTCCCATCTCAAGCTCGTCGTCAGCGGCGGGGCGCCGTGTCCTCCGCCCGTGTTCGAGCGCTTCTTCGCCAAGGGCGTGGCCTTCAAGACGGGCTATGGCCTCACGGAGGCGGGGCCCAACAACTTCTGGCTGCCGCCTGCGGACGTGCGCCGCAAGCCGGGCTTCGTCGGCGTGCCGCTGTTCCAGGTGGAGGCCCGCATCGACGGTGAGCGTCAGCCCGGGGACGTGGGCGAGCTGCTGCTGCGCGGGCCGCACGTGTGCGCCGGTTACTGGCGACGTCCGGAGGAGACCGCGCGCACCATCATTGGCGGGTGGCTGCACACCGGAGACCTGGCCCTGCGCGACGCGGAGGGCTGCTTCCGAATTGTCGGCCGGCACAAGGACCTCATCATCTCCGGCGGCGAGAACATCTACCCCGCCGAGGTGGAGAGCGTGCTCGCCGGACACCCCGACGTCGCGGAGGTCGCCGTCATCGGCGTGCCCGACGCGAAGTGGGGCGAGACACCGCGCGCGCTCGTCGTGCCTCGCGCCGGGACGACGCCCACCGCCGAGTCCCTGCTGTCGTTCTGCGAGGGTCGACTGGCGCGTTACAAGACGCCGCGCTCCGTGCGCTTCGTCGAGTCCCTGCCGCGCACCTCCGCTGGCAAGGTGGACCGTCGCGCGCTGTCCGCCGCGCACGGTCAGCCTTGA
- a CDS encoding response regulator — MVEPRLATVLNVNDDDANRYLVNRILEMAGYHVIEAATGMAALLLAEQHRPDVIVLDVKLPDISGYEVCARLRANPDTASIAVMHTSATFVTSDKKARGLDAGADAYLTQPFESSELIATVRSLLRLRHAEQAARRRADELAEMDRRKDEFLAMLAHELRNPLAAIMTSIGILERKPTDDTKEARMRGIIHRQTNHLARLVDDLLDVSRITRGKVELRSGRLDLRAVLLQVVQVIRPITEARGLGLEVSMPEGPLVLTGDATRLEQVFTNLLDNAAKYTDSGHISLRVEREGVDGTAQAVVRVRDTGIGIPQDVLPRIFDLFAQADTSLERTRGGLGIGLTLVRQLVHLHGGQVQAVSPGSGRGSEFVVRLPLLHANEVALAPPVNTVSRSGRRILLVEDNPDARQAMRELLELWGHDVEVAPDGLQGVELAVRKPPELALVDIGLPGLDGYRVARELRTRIGHDIRLVAITGYGGPEGHDRALAAGFDLHIVKPVKPDELDRLLSNL, encoded by the coding sequence GTGGTTGAACCGCGACTGGCCACCGTCCTCAACGTCAACGACGACGACGCGAACCGATACCTGGTCAACCGCATCCTCGAGATGGCGGGCTACCACGTCATCGAGGCGGCCACCGGCATGGCCGCGCTGCTCTTGGCCGAGCAGCACCGTCCGGACGTCATCGTCCTGGACGTGAAGCTGCCGGACATCAGCGGCTATGAGGTCTGCGCGCGCCTGCGGGCCAACCCGGACACCGCCTCCATCGCGGTGATGCACACGTCCGCCACCTTCGTCACGTCCGACAAGAAGGCGCGCGGCCTGGACGCCGGCGCGGACGCGTACCTCACCCAGCCCTTCGAGTCCTCGGAGCTCATCGCCACGGTGCGCTCGCTCTTGCGGCTGCGTCACGCGGAGCAGGCGGCGCGGCGGCGCGCGGACGAGCTGGCGGAGATGGACCGGCGCAAGGACGAGTTCCTGGCCATGCTCGCGCACGAGCTGCGAAACCCGCTCGCCGCCATCATGACGTCCATCGGCATCCTGGAGCGCAAGCCGACGGATGACACGAAGGAAGCGCGGATGCGCGGCATCATCCACCGCCAGACCAACCACCTGGCGCGGCTGGTGGACGACCTCTTGGACGTGAGCCGGATCACCCGCGGCAAGGTGGAGCTGCGCTCGGGCCGGCTGGACCTGCGCGCGGTGCTGCTCCAGGTGGTGCAGGTCATCCGCCCCATCACCGAGGCGCGCGGCCTGGGGCTGGAGGTGTCGATGCCCGAGGGGCCGCTGGTGCTCACCGGCGACGCCACGCGGCTGGAGCAGGTCTTCACCAACCTGCTCGACAACGCGGCCAAGTACACCGACAGCGGGCACATCTCCCTGCGCGTGGAGAGGGAGGGCGTGGACGGCACGGCGCAGGCGGTGGTGCGGGTGCGCGACACGGGCATCGGCATCCCCCAGGACGTGCTGCCGCGCATCTTCGACCTGTTCGCGCAGGCGGACACCTCGCTGGAGCGCACGCGCGGGGGCCTGGGCATCGGCCTGACGCTGGTGCGCCAGCTGGTGCACCTGCACGGTGGACAGGTGCAGGCGGTGAGCCCCGGCTCCGGCAGGGGCTCCGAGTTCGTGGTGCGGCTGCCACTCCTGCACGCGAACGAGGTGGCGCTGGCGCCGCCCGTCAACACGGTGTCGCGCTCGGGCCGGCGCATCCTGCTGGTGGAGGACAACCCGGACGCGCGTCAGGCCATGCGCGAGCTCTTGGAGCTGTGGGGCCACGACGTGGAGGTGGCGCCGGACGGCTTGCAGGGCGTGGAGCTGGCGGTGCGCAAGCCCCCGGAGCTGGCGCTGGTGGACATCGGCCTGCCGGGGCTGGACGGCTACCGGGTGGCGCGGGAGCTGCGCACGCGCATCGGCCACGACATCCGCCTGGTGGCGATTACCGGCTACGGCGGGCCAGAGGGACATGACCGCGCGCTCGCGGCGGGGTTCGACCTGCACATCGTCAAGCCGGTGAAGCCCGACGAGTTGGATCGCCTGCTGTCCAATCTGTGA
- a CDS encoding ricin-type beta-trefoil lectin domain protein, with protein sequence MNRRLHALRTATALFTTLALPGAALAASEDISPEVLTAMQRDLGLTAEQARQRLETEALTVHTERTLRGELGTSFGGAWLNETGDRLVVGVTTAAGEQAARRAGAEPRWVTRTERELDALKEALDRGADVASKDIHGWYVDLPTNSVVVLARDAAVVNAERFVAESGAADTAVRVVISQEKPRPFYDLRGGDAYYINGNTRCSIGFPVAGGFVTAGHCGGVNSSTQGHNGAGQGTVRGSSFPNNDYAWVQVNGNWASQPWVYNYAGGNVIVAGSAEAGINASVCRSGSTTGWRCGVIQAKNVTVNYDVGPVYGLTRSNACAAGGDSGGSFISGNQAQGVTSGGSGDCNTGGTTYFQPVNEILSVYGLSLTTNGGSGGREIVGLAGKCIDVDHSNTANGTAIQLWDCNGSNAQKWTFHGDGTLRAFGKCMDVTWGSTANGALIQLHDCTGNPAQQFVLSGAGDLVNPQANKCVDVSEWNSNNGTRLQIWECAGTANQKWYLR encoded by the coding sequence ATGAACCGAAGACTGCATGCGCTCCGGACCGCGACGGCGTTGTTCACCACCCTGGCCCTCCCTGGCGCCGCGCTCGCCGCGAGCGAGGACATCTCTCCCGAGGTGCTCACCGCGATGCAGCGGGACCTGGGGCTCACCGCCGAACAGGCCCGGCAACGGCTGGAGACGGAGGCGCTCACGGTGCACACGGAGCGGACGCTGCGTGGCGAACTGGGCACCTCCTTCGGCGGCGCATGGCTGAACGAGACAGGAGACCGGCTCGTCGTCGGTGTCACCACCGCCGCGGGAGAGCAGGCCGCGAGGCGCGCGGGCGCGGAGCCTCGCTGGGTGACGCGCACGGAGCGGGAGCTGGACGCGCTCAAGGAGGCGCTGGACCGGGGCGCGGACGTGGCCAGCAAGGACATCCATGGCTGGTACGTGGACCTGCCCACCAACAGCGTGGTGGTGCTCGCCCGGGACGCGGCGGTGGTGAACGCGGAGCGCTTCGTCGCGGAGAGCGGCGCGGCCGACACCGCCGTGCGCGTGGTCATCTCCCAGGAGAAGCCCCGCCCCTTCTACGACTTGCGCGGCGGTGACGCGTATTACATCAACGGCAACACGCGCTGCTCCATCGGCTTCCCCGTGGCCGGAGGCTTCGTCACCGCGGGCCACTGCGGCGGGGTGAACTCCTCCACCCAGGGCCACAACGGCGCGGGCCAGGGGACGGTGCGCGGCTCGTCCTTCCCGAACAACGACTACGCCTGGGTGCAGGTCAACGGCAACTGGGCCTCGCAGCCTTGGGTCTACAACTACGCGGGCGGCAACGTCATCGTCGCGGGCTCCGCGGAGGCGGGCATCAACGCGTCCGTGTGTCGCTCCGGCTCCACCACCGGCTGGCGCTGCGGCGTCATCCAGGCGAAGAACGTCACCGTCAACTACGACGTCGGCCCCGTGTACGGGCTCACGCGCAGCAACGCGTGCGCGGCGGGCGGCGACTCGGGCGGCTCTTTCATCTCCGGCAACCAGGCGCAGGGCGTGACGTCGGGCGGCTCGGGCGACTGCAACACGGGCGGCACCACGTACTTCCAGCCGGTGAACGAGATTCTCTCCGTCTACGGCCTGTCGCTCACCACCAACGGCGGCAGCGGGGGACGAGAAATCGTCGGGCTCGCGGGCAAGTGCATCGACGTGGACCACTCCAACACGGCCAACGGCACGGCCATCCAGCTGTGGGACTGCAACGGCTCCAACGCGCAGAAGTGGACCTTCCACGGCGACGGGACGCTGCGCGCCTTCGGCAAGTGCATGGACGTGACGTGGGGCTCCACGGCCAACGGTGCGCTCATCCAGCTGCACGACTGCACGGGCAACCCCGCGCAGCAGTTCGTCCTCAGCGGCGCCGGGGACCTGGTCAACCCGCAGGCCAACAAGTGCGTGGACGTGTCGGAGTGGAACAGCAACAACGGCACGCGGCTGCAAATCTGGGAGTGTGCCGGCACCGCGAACCAGAAGTGGTACCTGCGCTGA
- a CDS encoding response regulator transcription factor — protein MEQLSRPSLEEGTIQVLLVEDDERLARLTARYLQEHGLVVTLAHSGSDALAESNRHVFDVILLDLMLPGRDGLEVCRDLRGRTDVPIIMVTARGEEADRVLGLETGADDYLAKPYSSRELLARIRAQVRRARGKAGPSSQPVQAGRLMMDPRSLRATLDGRALHLTTYEFSLLRVLAERAGRVLSREQLLDLVKGSADEVFDRSVDVHIFRLRQKLEVDPRNPLMLKTVRGAGYMLATGEES, from the coding sequence ATGGAACAGCTCAGCCGCCCCTCGCTGGAGGAGGGCACCATCCAGGTCCTGCTCGTCGAGGATGACGAGCGTCTGGCGCGGCTCACCGCCCGCTACCTCCAGGAGCACGGCCTCGTGGTGACGCTGGCGCACAGCGGCTCCGACGCGCTCGCCGAGTCCAACCGCCACGTGTTCGACGTCATCCTCCTGGACCTGATGCTCCCCGGCCGCGATGGCCTGGAGGTCTGCCGGGATTTGCGAGGCCGCACCGACGTCCCCATCATCATGGTCACCGCGCGCGGCGAGGAGGCCGACCGCGTGCTCGGCCTGGAGACGGGCGCGGACGACTACCTGGCCAAGCCCTACTCCTCGCGCGAGCTGCTCGCCCGCATCCGCGCCCAGGTGCGCCGCGCCAGGGGCAAGGCGGGGCCTTCCTCCCAGCCGGTGCAGGCCGGACGGCTGATGATGGACCCGCGCAGCCTGCGCGCCACGCTCGACGGCCGCGCGCTGCACCTCACCACCTACGAGTTCAGCCTGCTGCGTGTCCTGGCCGAGCGCGCCGGCCGCGTGCTCAGCCGCGAGCAGCTGCTCGATTTGGTGAAGGGCAGCGCGGACGAGGTGTTCGACCGCTCGGTGGACGTGCACATCTTCCGCCTGCGCCAGAAGCTGGAGGTGGACCCTCGCAATCCCCTGATGCTGAAAACGGTGCGCGGCGCCGGCTACATGCTCGCGACCGGAGAGGAGTCGTGA
- a CDS encoding methyl-accepting chemotaxis protein — protein sequence MALGRRNLLVKLCVAMGVVALPLLVAILGYVLPQLRAQLHADRVRGLRQAVETAYGILRVYEARERDGTLTRDQAQQQASVLLSTLRYSQVEYFWVNDLDTRLVMHPHLPKMVGQDMKGYRDVRGRPVFSDIVALVRARGEGALGYEATRPGSPDPIPKESYVKLFEPWGWVLGTGVYVEDIDREVAAVRQRILIAVGGALVLAALAGMYVSRRVVKPVRALALAAHQVARGDLSVRVEARTEDEVGQLTGAFNTMVAGLGEVVGALTRAAGDTAADAERIRLSADGLSRTTREQAEALERAASAVQEMSRHVSLGAADARVAARSASSHGQVAREGGAAVDQASRKMVEIVDVVERSARTVEELQASGRATSRMLQLIQAVADETRMLAVNTAIEAVRAGQHGKGFSVVAGEVRKLAERTHEAADQVQVLLTKHEADTTAAVELMRRGTSKVDEGRGLSSAAAQALSRLLSGVKELGERVEALAEQNARQSSSGEAIAERIQALSERSAESVSGVERIARSVEDLRARAGRLQELASRFTLGGPSGSGR from the coding sequence ATGGCGCTCGGACGGCGCAACCTGCTGGTGAAGCTCTGTGTGGCGATGGGCGTGGTCGCCCTGCCGTTGCTCGTCGCCATCCTGGGCTACGTGTTGCCCCAGCTGCGCGCGCAGCTGCACGCGGACCGGGTGCGCGGCCTGCGGCAGGCGGTGGAGACGGCCTACGGCATCCTCCGGGTGTACGAGGCGCGCGAGCGCGACGGCACGCTGACGCGCGACCAGGCGCAACAGCAGGCGTCCGTGCTGCTGTCGACGCTGCGCTACTCGCAGGTGGAGTACTTCTGGGTCAACGACCTGGACACGCGGCTGGTCATGCACCCGCACCTGCCGAAGATGGTGGGGCAGGACATGAAGGGCTACCGCGACGTGCGCGGGCGGCCGGTGTTCTCGGACATCGTCGCGCTGGTGCGCGCGCGGGGCGAGGGCGCGCTGGGCTACGAGGCGACGCGGCCGGGCTCGCCAGACCCCATCCCGAAGGAGAGCTACGTGAAGCTCTTCGAGCCGTGGGGCTGGGTGCTGGGCACGGGCGTGTACGTGGAGGACATCGACCGGGAGGTGGCGGCGGTGCGCCAGCGCATCCTCATCGCCGTGGGCGGGGCGCTGGTGCTGGCGGCGCTGGCGGGGATGTACGTCTCGCGCCGCGTGGTGAAGCCCGTGCGCGCGCTCGCGCTGGCGGCGCATCAGGTGGCGCGAGGAGATTTGTCCGTGCGCGTGGAGGCGCGGACCGAGGACGAGGTGGGCCAGCTCACCGGCGCGTTCAACACCATGGTGGCGGGGCTGGGCGAGGTGGTGGGCGCGCTGACGCGGGCGGCGGGTGACACGGCGGCGGACGCGGAGCGCATCCGTCTCTCCGCGGACGGGCTGTCGCGCACGACGCGCGAGCAGGCGGAGGCGCTCGAGCGCGCGGCCAGCGCCGTGCAGGAGATGAGCCGTCATGTCTCGCTGGGCGCGGCGGACGCGCGGGTGGCGGCGCGCTCGGCGTCGAGCCACGGACAGGTGGCGCGCGAGGGCGGCGCCGCGGTGGACCAGGCGTCGCGGAAGATGGTGGAGATTGTCGACGTGGTGGAGCGCTCGGCGCGCACGGTGGAGGAGCTGCAGGCCTCCGGCCGCGCGACGTCGCGGATGCTCCAGCTCATCCAGGCGGTGGCGGACGAGACGCGGATGCTCGCGGTGAACACCGCCATCGAGGCGGTGCGCGCGGGCCAGCACGGCAAGGGCTTCTCCGTGGTCGCCGGCGAGGTGCGCAAGCTGGCGGAGCGCACGCACGAGGCGGCGGACCAGGTGCAGGTTCTGCTGACGAAGCACGAGGCGGACACCACCGCGGCGGTGGAGCTGATGCGCCGGGGCACCTCGAAGGTGGACGAGGGCAGGGGCCTGTCATCCGCCGCGGCGCAGGCGCTGTCACGGCTGTTGTCCGGCGTGAAGGAGCTGGGCGAGCGCGTGGAGGCCCTGGCGGAGCAGAACGCGCGGCAGTCGTCCTCGGGCGAGGCCATCGCCGAGCGCATCCAGGCGCTGTCGGAGCGCTCGGCCGAGTCCGTGTCGGGGGTGGAGCGCATCGCCCGCTCGGTGGAGGACCTGCGGGCCCGGGCGGGACGGCTCCAGGAGCTGGCCTCCCGCTTCACCCTGGGCGGGCCCTCGGGCTCCGGGCGTTAA